TCAGTTGGCGAACTGGCAGATATTTTGTCGGTCTCATGCCCGGAGGCGCCGCCCGGAATGCGCATATGCTGGCTTTCCGTCCCAAACAGGTCGTCTTGTTTTAAGTTGGTTCCATTAAAACACCAGTGTTGATCATCGATTACCTTATAAGGGGCTCCTGTCATGATACCGGCAAAAGAAAACACAACCCCCAGCAAATTCGCCTCTGATTCCTGTCGCGCGTGATAGCGGCTTTCAAAAGTCGACTCCGATTCCGGAATCGGCGGATCCATGGCCACACCACACCATTTAGTGCAGTCGGTATTGTGATAGACAACCCGATGTTCATCTAGAAATTCGACTTCACAGTTTAAGCCGTTGCCTCCGAGATAAATCAACCGCCCTCCAGACTCAAACACCCAGGATTTCAGTCGGTCATACATCTGCTTCGACCAGTACTCGGGATGCGAACTCAGAATCAGAACTTTGTATTCATCCAGCGGCAATTGGTCAAAATGAAACTGGGTTTCGCTGTAATAATCGTATGCAAGCCCCTGCTCTTCCATCCAGCCCAGCAGTCGCCATTCCGAATGCAGCATCCCACAACCCATTCGGCTATAAATCGGATCGCGAAGCTGCTCATTTAAATCAATATGCAGATAAGGTTGAGGCCGTTCCAGGGATAACGGGGGATACTCCTCAACATAATACGCCCCAAATGATGGTTTGAGGTACCGCCTCAATTCCTGTCGGCTGTTGACCACAGGAGTAGACGGCAGTCCTTCCGGGTTGAGATAATTACTGCGTCCGCCGAAACTGTTATAGGCATTCCAAGTCAGATCACTGGCAAGAATGGCAATATCGGATTGTGGTGTTTTGGGTGAAACCACCCAGGGATAAGTAAACACATCCCCCGATTTATTACTCAAATGAAACATATACAAGCCGGATTGTTCCGGTGCAGCGACAGTCTGCTTCTGCGTGACCGTACGGTAACCGACGTTATTCCAGTCAACCCCATTCCGAGTGTAGTCACCGTCCGGTGTAATCTGTAGATTCGACAGTGGGGCATGGTCGTCAAACGTGCCTATCCGCCGAACATACTCTTTTTCTTTTCCATACTTCCACAGTTCCAGACTGTACTCCGAAGTCGAGTGCACGCGGAACTCCGAAGACTCTCCAGCACTCACACACCGCGGCCAGGCAAAACCATACAATTTTGTGGACAGCAAGCGAAACTGATACACCTGTCCCGGTTCCACCTGTAGCTGAACGCGTTTGGCGCAATAATCCCGATGTTGCAGAATCACTTCATACGCACCAACGGGAAGATCGAGAACCACAGCCCCCGATGCTGTCGACCGCGTGCTGAAAAAACGCCCCTCCGATTGAAATTCGACAGCAACATCGTAGAGGGCTCGATAATTTTCGTCGCTGACATATCCAATAAGCATTAAACCGATTCCAGTGACTGATGTGAATTCATGCTGTGAGACGCATCACATGTCTAATGTGAACACGAAATATGAGAAGTTCAAGAAGGATACTCAACATATTGTTTCGCTATTTTGACCGCCAGACCGCCACCTTCATAATAGCCCATTGAGATTTCAGCGACATGTGTCAGCAAATCATAGGCCCGCCAACGATTCCAGCCATAGTCGGCTTCCAACCAGAGAATCATCTGGGCAAAGGCCTCTGCAGTGGCACGCTCCATCGGAGTCCCGCTGGCGACGGTAATGATCTCCTCAGGAGACTCAATGCGCGGCCCGGCAATTGTTTTGCCTTTCACCAGGTCAATCGTCAATGCCGTTTGAGAGGCCATCTCCAGTCCCGTCGCCGACAATTCTCCCTGCCCCATTGCCGCGTGTGCATCCCCCAGGTAGAGCAACCCCCCCGTGACAAACACTGGAAGATAGAGCGTATTCCCGACAGTCACTTCTCTGATATCCATATTGCCGCCATGAGGGCCTGCCGGCATCGTGCTAGGCATCCCATATGCGGGCGTTGTTCCAATACACCCCAGCATCGGCGTATAAGGAATTTTGATTTTCTCACTCCAATAGACGAACCCATCCTCAATCGGGCAGACATGTGCTCCGTCCGGTACATCAGTTCCCAGCCATTGACAGAGTTGCTTGGGATTGCCCGTGTAAGTTGCACATTGTCCATCGCGAGACTCAATGGCTTCAATTTTAATCGCCAGCATATCACCAGGCTCTGCTTCTGAAATATAAATTGGCCCTGTCACTGGATTACTGAAAGGTACCTTGGCTTTATCTCTACGATCGCCGGCTTTTCGAATCTGCCCTGAAAGGGCATCTTCCGTTTCAACCTGGATGGTTTCACCAGGCTCGATATGCAATCGTGGTTCTTGCTGACGATTAAATTCATATTGAAATGAATCAAAAGAAAGACGTTTCATCTCCGAGTCCTCATGGCAGGAGTGGCAGCTTATTTAATGGTTCAAAATGACTACAGTGGCTCAATCTAATTGAGAATGCAGCCACTGCAGCACGATCTCATTCGCCTTTACCGTTTGATTTGGTTTCCGATCGACAAGTGTCAGATCCTGCCCTTTAACTAACTGTCGCGTCAGCTGATCATACTCAGGTTCTGTAAGTGAGGGGGCAAAGACATCGGGATGAAACACCACACAGTCCCAGCCTCCTTTTCCAAAATTGAGTGAATAGTTCATTGTCCAGATAAAACTATCAATAAATTCTTCGCGCGAATTAAATTTTGCTTCTCTTGGAATCGCCAACAGGACCAGATCCGGTTTCTGAGAACGGATCATCACTTTGGCATCCGTTTCAATCTGACGACGTGTCTTGCCTTTCGTCTCCCAACTCGTCACTTTCAATTGAGATTTTGGCGCGATTTGACTGATGGCAGATTGAATCATTGTGTCTAATGGAGGCATGGCAATAATGTGGATGGGTTGACTTTTTTCAAGTTTGGTTTTGGTATGCGGAATCGCCAGTTCAGGAGGCATCACATCATTCAGAGATACTATTTTTCCGGTAATGGATGCAGCGATCAGTTCGGCCATCTTCTTATGACCGGCCATATTCGGATGAATTTCATTACTCATCATCAAGC
This window of the Gimesia fumaroli genome carries:
- a CDS encoding N,N-dimethylformamidase beta subunit family domain-containing protein, yielding MLIGYVSDENYRALYDVAVEFQSEGRFFSTRSTASGAVVLDLPVGAYEVILQHRDYCAKRVQLQVEPGQVYQFRLLSTKLYGFAWPRCVSAGESSEFRVHSTSEYSLELWKYGKEKEYVRRIGTFDDHAPLSNLQITPDGDYTRNGVDWNNVGYRTVTQKQTVAAPEQSGLYMFHLSNKSGDVFTYPWVVSPKTPQSDIAILASDLTWNAYNSFGGRSNYLNPEGLPSTPVVNSRQELRRYLKPSFGAYYVEEYPPLSLERPQPYLHIDLNEQLRDPIYSRMGCGMLHSEWRLLGWMEEQGLAYDYYSETQFHFDQLPLDEYKVLILSSHPEYWSKQMYDRLKSWVFESGGRLIYLGGNGLNCEVEFLDEHRVVYHNTDCTKWCGVAMDPPIPESESTFESRYHARQESEANLLGVVFSFAGIMTGAPYKVIDDQHWCFNGTNLKQDDLFGTESQHMRIPGGASGHETDKISASSPTEVHLVAQGTNPDRGGADMVHFQTSSGGEVFSVGSICWITSMLVDENVSRVSRNVIDRFTN
- a CDS encoding acetamidase/formamidase family protein, producing the protein MKRLSFDSFQYEFNRQQEPRLHIEPGETIQVETEDALSGQIRKAGDRRDKAKVPFSNPVTGPIYISEAEPGDMLAIKIEAIESRDGQCATYTGNPKQLCQWLGTDVPDGAHVCPIEDGFVYWSEKIKIPYTPMLGCIGTTPAYGMPSTMPAGPHGGNMDIREVTVGNTLYLPVFVTGGLLYLGDAHAAMGQGELSATGLEMASQTALTIDLVKGKTIAGPRIESPEEIITVASGTPMERATAEAFAQMILWLEADYGWNRWRAYDLLTHVAEISMGYYEGGGLAVKIAKQYVEYPS